A window of the Ostrea edulis chromosome 1, xbOstEdul1.1, whole genome shotgun sequence genome harbors these coding sequences:
- the LOC125658357 gene encoding prostaglandin E2 receptor EP4 subtype-like encodes MNASNSSNSTEHHMWEPAAPAALQFAFGVIGNAIALVVLNLSSKKHKWRPFYRLVCGLALTDGGGVLLVYPTVMIRYASDFTYEFPKELCDYSSFIYTFTLMSSAMIICAMSFDRFFAILYPFIYNSGNKGLRANLTLATIWITGLLLSTLHLMGLGSSYNYYPKSWCFLNFIGGTTKDRINAYIYSVFGLLILISTICINISVILTVCRNMKRIKNMSSRRRMMSDVYIIVFLLVIVIVFTACWAPLMVVIFSHAAALLQSSGEGGDGPLELLVLRFAVNNSIIDPWIYILLRKENLSRLRRLKRGVEMRLGIISESCPDSATGTMSRTTEQEAQTSQKKSSE; translated from the exons ATGAATGCGTCGAATTCAAGTAACTCCACCGAGCACCACATGTGGGAACCTGCAGCTCCTGCCGCCCTGCagtttgcatttggagtgatTGGAAATGCCATTGCGCTTGTGGTGCTGAATTTGTCTTCAAAAAAACATAAATGGCGGCCATTTTACCGACTTGTGTGTGGACTGGCCTTGACGGACGGGGGTGGAGTTTTACTAGTGTACCCCACAGTAATGATTCGGTACGCCTCGGACTTTACCTATGAGTTTCCAAAAGAGCTGTGTGATTACAGTTCATTTATTTACACATTCACATTGATGTCGTCTGCGATGATAATCTGCGCAATGTCCTTTGACCGATTTTTTGCTATCCTCTACCCTTTCATCTACAACTCGGGAAATAAAGGACTCCGCGCTAACCTCACCCTTGCCACGATTTGGATCACTGGGCTTCTTCTCTCCACTTTACATCTTATGGGACTAGGTTCCAGTTACAATTATTATCCGAAATCatggtgttttttaaactttatcgGAGGGACTACGAAAGATCGGATAAATGCGTACATATATTCCGTTTTTGGATTGCTAATACTGATATCTACAATATGTATAAATATCTCAGTGATTCTGACTGTATGCAGAAATATGAAACGTATCAAAAACATGTCGTCAAGACGACGCATGATGAGTGACGTGTACATTATCGTGTTCTTGCTGGTGATCGTCATCGTATTCACCGCGTGCTGGGCCCCACTCATG GTTGTGATATTTTCGCATGCTGCGGCTTTACTACAATCATCAGGGGAAGGTGGTGATGGACCACTGGAGTTACTGGTCCTGCGCTTTGCGGTCAACAATTCCATCATCGATCCATGGATCTATATTTTACTGAGAAAGGAGAATCTTTCTCGACTGAGGCGGCTGAAGAGAGGGGTGGAAATGAGACTTGGAATCATCAGCGAGTCTTGTCCGGACAGTGCAACAGGGACTATGAGCAGAACTACAGAACAGGAGGCACAGACGAGTCAGAAGAAGTCGAGTGAATAG
- the LOC125658351 gene encoding uncharacterized protein LOC125658351: MRISDLRKNGCFRGYSLPKFTLDSSSIYEPLKPFVTSRCESDPVFYVHQGHLPTHMRSLRLSRHADLQVDRHGSSHTCRVLLTAAVVALFIVSLLCFFLSMHVWNNREDFSATPHPDLNETSSESRILAENKIDTIFFKSNISQESKDSLGYTIRQSCVADTCRTYSAFRFKASCYRGYCQCNGKDYQRETCLPKYGDCYIQKKKESFADAYIKGRRPVIYSCQPNPSGVTEKLHVISSFGNSQSNETTVEIFGDSMNSTPATIVLSNYHRVKWRVVLKDTHVVKIFLISHHHLRWSSVTVETADTSDPHPPVEKVFSQVGYGEDRYGGHTADLLKTVNQRIGHMSSFTGVASADRWRIYLNKQ; the protein is encoded by the exons ATGAGGATTAGTGATTTAAGAAAGAATGGGTGTTTCCGCGGCTACAGTTTGCCCAAGTTTACGTTAGATTCATCAAGTATTTATGAACCTCTTAAG CCTTTTGTGACAAGCAGGTGCGAGAGTGACCCCGTCTTCTATGTCCATCAAGGTCACCTCCCGACACATATGCGAAGCCTTCGTTTGTCCCGCCATGCAGACCTACAAGTCGACCGACACGGTTCATCACACACATGTCGTGTCCTGCTGACTGCAGCCGTCGTTGCCCTCTTTATTGTTTCCTTGTTGTGTTTCTTTCTGTCTATGCATGTCTGGAACAACAGAGAGGATTTCTCCGCAACGCCACATCCTGATCTGAACGAG ACTTCATCTGAAAGCAGAATATTAgcagaaaacaaaatagatactaTTTTCTTCAAAAGTAACATCTCTCAAGAATCGAAAG ACTCCTTGGGGTATACTATCAGACAATCCTGTGTTGCAGACACCTGCAGAACATACTCGGCCTTCCGCTTCAAGGCTTCCTGCTATCGTGGATATTGTCAATGTAATGGCAAAGATTACCAAAGGGAAACGTGTTTAC CAAAGTATGGTGACTGCTACATACAAAAGAAAAAGGAGAGTTTTGCTGATGCATATATCAAAGGAAGAAGACCTGTTATATATTCTTGTCAACCAAATCCAAGTGGAGTTACTGAGAAGTTGCATGTGATTAGTAGTTTCGGAAACAGTCAAAGTAACGAGACTACTGTTGAAATATTTGGTGACTCAATGAATTCCACACCGGCTACAATCGTGTTATCTAATTATCACCGAGTTAAGTGGAGAGTGGTTTTAAAAGACACGCATGTCGTAAAGATTTTTCTG ATTTCTCACCATCATCTGAGGTGGTCTTCAGTGACAGTGGAAACTGCAGACACCAGCGACCCACATCCCCCAGTAGAGAAAGTGTTCTCACAAGTGGGGTATGGAGAGGATCGGTACGGAGGACACACTGCGGACTTGTTAAAAACAGTCAATCAACGAATTGGACACATGTCGTCATTCACGGGGGTGGCCTCGGCGGACAGATGGAGGATTTACCTCAACAAACAGTGA